ATATTTCTGATCTTTTCAGCATATTCATACAGAATCTTTCCACTTTGTGTCAATTGAATGGAAGTACCTTTTCTGTCAAATAATTTAGTTTCCAGCTGAACTTCAATTTCCTTAATATGTTTTGTAACTGCCGGCTGCGAAATATGAAGCTCCTCAGAAGCCTTAGTAAAACTTAGCCTGGAAGCCACAGTATGGAAAACTTTTAACCTGTAATCGAACATGGGACAAAAATACGGATTATAGTTGTAAGATTTGGGGTTTTAGCGTTTGAGAATAGGAGTGTTTGAGAGTCTTAGCGTTGGGATTATATTGTTCAGAAAATAGAAGACAAGAAATAATTTGAAATCCAAGATTCAAAATCATCTTGGTTATGGCGTATCACGGTACATTTATAAAAAGTCTGAAATAGATTTATCCTGCTGGTTTTCATACCTTCTGTTCTTGGCTACTCCAATTTTCTGCTTGGTGTAAATGCTGTTGTGTCCTGACAGAAGATAGGAAACAATACATGCAATGGCAATATAAGCACCACTTTCTGCACCAAATAATTCAATGCCCATCAGCATACACGCGAGCGGAGTATTGGTTGCTCCCGCAAATACAGCCACAAACCCCATTCCGGCTAATAACCCAAATGGTAACGGAATAAACAAGGATAGCGCACTCCCTAAGGTTGCCCCGATAAAGAATAAGGGAGTGACTTCGCCACCTTTAAATCCCGCAGAAAGAGTAACGATAGTGAAAATCATTTTCAAGGCAAAATCATAAAAGGGAAGTTGTTTTTCAAAGGATTCTAAGATAACGGGAACTCCTAATCCAATATAGCGGGTTGTGCCCATTGCGAAAACTGCCAAAGCAACAATAGTTCCTCCAATTACAGGACGAAGTGGCGGATATTTAATTTTTGATTTAAAAAGAGAGCTAGCCCAATGAATCATTTTACTGAATGCAGCCGCACAAATTCCAAAGGCAATACCTGCTAAAATACTACATAGAATTGGTAAGAACTCCAATTTTGGAATGATATCAATATGATAATGAGTATGCTTTACATTCCAGAGGTTGGTTGTCCAATCTGCAAGTATAGCTGAAGCAAAAGCAGGAAATATGGCATTGTACCGTATTCTTCCAATCAGAAAAACCTCAAGCCCAAATACTGCTCCGGCTAAAGGGGTTCCGAAAACAGATCCAAATCCAGCCGCAATTGCTGCAATAATTAATATTTTTCTTTCGTTTTTATCAAGCTTAAAAGGCTTGGTGAGTTGGTCTGCAATAGCACCTGCCATCTGAAGAGCGGTTCCTTCACGTCCTGCGGAACCTCCAAACAGATGCGTAGCAATGGTTCCCAGATAAACAAAAGGAGCCATTTTGAATGGAATAATTTCTTTGGGATCATGAATATTGTCAATCAGGAGGTTATTTCCTGCCTCAACATCTTTTCCAAAA
This genomic interval from Chryseobacterium joostei contains the following:
- a CDS encoding voltage-gated chloride channel family protein codes for the protein MSKHQWTLSKKVIFHTQFFLRKFPALPYILKWLFISMIIGLLVGTASAGFLQSLEWATNFRENHLWLIALLPVVGFFIGLLYYYFGKDVEAGNNLLIDNIHDPKEIIPFKMAPFVYLGTIATHLFGGSAGREGTALQMAGAIADQLTKPFKLDKNERKILIIAAIAAGFGSVFGTPLAGAVFGLEVFLIGRIRYNAIFPAFASAILADWTTNLWNVKHTHYHIDIIPKLEFLPILCSILAGIAFGICAAAFSKMIHWASSLFKSKIKYPPLRPVIGGTIVALAVFAMGTTRYIGLGVPVILESFEKQLPFYDFALKMIFTIVTLSAGFKGGEVTPLFFIGATLGSALSLFIPLPFGLLAGMGFVAVFAGATNTPLACMLMGIELFGAESGAYIAIACIVSYLLSGHNSIYTKQKIGVAKNRRYENQQDKSISDFL